A stretch of the uncultured Cohaesibacter sp. genome encodes the following:
- a CDS encoding efflux RND transporter periplasmic adaptor subunit: MALPSQIRRLIFSASAISMLSLPLPAFAQAPGGKQPPTPVTIQTIKLEDIPLTVTLPGRVSASREAEVRPQVQGIVTKRLFVEDDLVAVGDPLYQIDPATYEAQVSRAKAQLAQAEAQLALAKAEEARQNQLLERKLVSTQAFETTVASRKSAEAQVQSAEAELKSAQINLDRTVIKAPLAGVIGFSQINEGALVSSASASAMAIIRTVDPVHVDVTQSAAEILAFRRANNNSSEKNREATLILADSSTYELKGQLAAADTQVDQATGVLTLRMEFANPDRLLIPGMYVRVRLQQGLIKQGAKVPQKAVMRDRRGQPIAWIVNKDNVVEPRPLTIVQDQGNQWIVSAGVAEGDRLMVDGFAKARPGAKVAPQEAGAAPAAPKAGAPKGAPAANADAKSKAE; encoded by the coding sequence ATGGCCCTTCCGTCACAGATACGCCGATTGATTTTTTCCGCCTCAGCCATTTCCATGCTGTCCCTGCCATTACCGGCATTCGCTCAAGCCCCGGGCGGAAAGCAGCCACCCACACCGGTCACCATTCAAACCATCAAGCTGGAAGACATTCCGCTCACCGTCACCTTGCCGGGCCGCGTCTCCGCCTCTCGCGAAGCCGAAGTCCGTCCGCAGGTTCAGGGCATCGTCACCAAACGGCTGTTTGTCGAAGACGATCTGGTTGCCGTTGGCGATCCGCTCTATCAGATTGACCCGGCCACCTATGAGGCTCAGGTCAGCCGTGCAAAAGCACAGCTGGCACAGGCAGAAGCCCAATTGGCACTGGCAAAGGCCGAAGAAGCCCGCCAGAACCAGCTGCTGGAACGCAAGCTGGTGAGCACGCAGGCCTTTGAAACCACTGTTGCCAGTCGCAAATCGGCTGAGGCTCAGGTCCAGTCCGCTGAGGCAGAACTCAAAAGCGCCCAGATCAATCTTGATCGCACCGTCATCAAGGCCCCGCTCGCTGGTGTCATAGGCTTCTCCCAGATCAATGAAGGCGCGCTGGTCTCCAGCGCTTCGGCATCTGCCATGGCCATCATCCGCACCGTTGACCCGGTGCATGTGGATGTGACGCAGTCTGCGGCCGAAATTCTGGCCTTCAGGCGCGCCAACAACAACAGCAGCGAGAAAAACCGCGAAGCAACCCTCATTCTGGCCGATAGCTCGACCTATGAATTGAAGGGGCAATTGGCCGCCGCTGACACACAAGTTGATCAGGCGACCGGCGTTCTGACGCTGCGCATGGAATTCGCCAACCCGGACCGTTTGCTCATTCCGGGCATGTATGTCCGCGTCCGCCTGCAACAGGGCTTGATCAAGCAAGGGGCGAAAGTGCCACAAAAAGCCGTCATGCGTGACCGCCGTGGCCAGCCAATCGCCTGGATCGTCAACAAGGACAATGTCGTTGAACCCCGTCCTCTGACAATCGTGCAGGATCAGGGCAATCAGTGGATTGTCTCCGCAGGCGTTGCCGAGGGTGACCGATTGATGGTGGATGGCTTTGCCAAGGCGCGTCCGGGTGCCAAAGTCGCGCCACAGGAAGCAGGCGCAGCGCCCGCAGCCCCGAAAGCCGGAGCACCAAAAGGTGCACCTGCTGCTAATGCCGATGCCAAATCCAAGGCAGAATAA
- a CDS encoding TetR/AcrR family transcriptional regulator: protein MKLKDRKRQDILDAALVEFGEIGFAAARINRIAELASVSKRTLYNHFESKEALFDAIIDKLMSDAGCYDFGTHDPSSSVESQLRKTAKAYVPYIEDPNTLALARVVTSEFIRNPKMSRSLFEHDRVRQGPFAQIIADAMQAGKLKQAEVGYAATQFMATIKAFLFWPQLMAGESLPSEEQIDKIIDDAVTMFMALYKPE from the coding sequence TTGAAGCTCAAAGACCGCAAGAGACAGGATATTCTTGACGCCGCGCTGGTTGAATTCGGCGAGATCGGCTTTGCCGCCGCACGGATCAATCGCATTGCGGAGCTCGCCTCGGTCTCCAAACGCACCCTTTACAACCACTTCGAAAGCAAGGAAGCTCTGTTTGATGCAATCATCGACAAGCTGATGAGCGACGCTGGTTGCTATGATTTTGGAACCCATGACCCCAGCAGCTCGGTTGAGAGCCAGCTGCGCAAGACGGCAAAGGCCTATGTGCCCTATATTGAAGACCCCAACACGCTGGCGCTGGCCAGAGTGGTCACTTCTGAATTCATTCGCAACCCGAAGATGAGCCGCAGCCTTTTCGAGCATGACCGGGTACGCCAGGGGCCTTTCGCCCAAATCATTGCCGATGCCATGCAGGCCGGCAAACTGAAACAAGCCGAAGTTGGCTATGCTGCCACCCAATTCATGGCAACAATCAAGGCCTTCCTCTTTTGGCCGCAACTGATGGCAGGCGAATCTCTGCCCTCTGAAGAGCAAATTGACAAGATCATTGATGACGCCGTGACCATGTTCATGGCGTTGTACAAACCCGAATAA
- a CDS encoding DUF2090 domain-containing protein: protein MRCPAEREVDWSNLRTFAFDHRMQLEEMEGYSLEKGGRFKELCLDAALKVQHGGHGFGILCDARIGMDALEKAIGSGLWIGRPCEWPGSRPLELEPQVGPEGAGLSEWASDHVVKVLCFCHPDDDAEMQAKQEATVKQLFLSARANKLEFLLEVIPSKVGPVDADTNAKLIQRFYDIDVYPDWWKLEPMVDAEAWTNVVSAIKENDPNVRGIVVLGLDAPEAELAASFEVAVAYPLVKGFAVGRSIFGDAARAWMVGKMSDEEAVLQMAARYERLCSIWDRARART from the coding sequence TTGCGCTGTCCTGCCGAGCGTGAGGTGGATTGGAGCAATTTGCGGACCTTCGCCTTTGATCACCGTATGCAGCTGGAAGAAATGGAAGGCTATAGTCTTGAAAAAGGCGGGCGGTTTAAAGAGCTTTGCCTTGATGCGGCGCTGAAGGTGCAGCACGGGGGGCATGGCTTTGGCATTCTGTGTGATGCGCGCATCGGCATGGATGCACTCGAGAAGGCCATCGGATCGGGGTTGTGGATTGGTCGCCCCTGCGAATGGCCGGGCTCGCGACCCTTGGAGCTGGAGCCACAAGTTGGGCCTGAGGGCGCTGGACTGTCCGAATGGGCGTCAGACCATGTGGTCAAGGTGCTGTGCTTTTGTCACCCGGATGATGATGCCGAGATGCAGGCAAAACAGGAAGCGACCGTCAAGCAGCTGTTTTTGTCGGCACGGGCGAACAAGCTGGAATTTTTGCTTGAGGTTATTCCGTCCAAGGTTGGGCCAGTCGATGCGGATACCAATGCCAAGCTGATCCAGCGTTTCTATGACATAGATGTCTATCCGGACTGGTGGAAGCTTGAACCGATGGTTGATGCTGAAGCATGGACCAATGTGGTGAGCGCGATCAAAGAGAATGACCCCAATGTGCGCGGTATTGTGGTGTTGGGGCTTGATGCACCAGAAGCCGAGCTTGCCGCTTCCTTCGAAGTGGCTGTTGCCTATCCGCTGGTCAAGGGCTTTGCCGTGGGACGCTCGATCTTTGGCGACGCGGCTCGCGCCTGGATGGTCGGCAAAATGAGTGATGAGGAGGCCGTCTTGCAGATGGCCGCGCGCTATGAGCGCCTTTGTTCCATCTGGGATCGGGCTCGCGCACGCACATAA
- a CDS encoding LysR family transcriptional regulator: MERLNLNQLLTLRIMLEERNLSRAADKLFLTQSAISKQLSQLRSYFNDPLLIREGNVYWLSVKAETLLPKLQRILSDIDSLTETSEFRPHDCRRQFRFASTDYVAQFIFPAIAKRLTYEAPLVDVAYEMMKPEWMGQLGKLHLDFVCLSNPTLSENVHSVPLGGDRSVCVMADNHPLAATDSLTLDGLLDFPFVLINSGGDKDRFFDGLLEAQKLSRRVALEVPFFSASFEIVAGGDFLLIVSEHVAIKAQQRYAVTYRHLPMPSHNNCYQLCWHAIHHKDEAHAWMRNLIAEEISGALASPYN; this comes from the coding sequence ATGGAACGCCTCAATCTCAATCAATTGCTGACCCTGCGGATCATGCTCGAAGAGCGGAATCTGTCGCGCGCGGCCGACAAGCTGTTTTTGACGCAATCGGCGATCAGCAAGCAGTTGAGCCAGTTGCGCAGCTATTTCAATGATCCGCTGTTGATCCGGGAAGGCAATGTCTATTGGCTGAGCGTTAAGGCGGAAACGCTGTTGCCAAAGCTGCAACGGATATTGTCCGATATCGATTCCCTGACTGAGACCAGCGAATTCCGACCCCATGACTGTCGGCGCCAATTTCGGTTTGCCAGCACCGACTATGTGGCACAGTTCATCTTTCCTGCCATCGCAAAACGGCTGACCTATGAAGCGCCGCTTGTCGATGTTGCCTATGAAATGATGAAGCCTGAATGGATGGGGCAGCTTGGCAAGCTCCATCTGGATTTTGTCTGTTTGTCCAATCCAACCTTATCGGAGAATGTGCATTCGGTGCCATTGGGGGGCGATCGGTCCGTGTGTGTGATGGCGGATAATCATCCTCTGGCAGCGACCGACAGTCTCACACTTGATGGTTTGCTCGATTTTCCCTTTGTGTTGATCAATAGCGGCGGCGACAAAGACCGCTTCTTTGACGGGCTTCTAGAAGCGCAAAAGCTGAGCCGGCGGGTGGCGCTTGAAGTGCCATTTTTCTCTGCATCCTTTGAAATTGTCGCTGGCGGAGATTTCCTGTTGATCGTTTCCGAACATGTGGCGATCAAGGCGCAGCAACGCTATGCCGTGACCTATCGCCACTTGCCCATGCCCAGCCATAACAATTGCTATCAATTATGCTGGCATGCGATCCATCACAAGGATGAGGCTCATGCCTGGATGCGGAACCTGATCGCTGAGGAAATCAGCGGGGCCCTCGCTTCGCCTTACAATTGA
- the iolE gene encoding myo-inosose-2 dehydratase, translated as MEAKLGIAPIAWWNDDLEELSDDVSLEECLRQASDAGFTGMETGRRFPMNMEELGPILDRFGISVCGGWFSGLLLDGDIEVEKDRIAEQMAFFKAADAPCIVYGETARSVQGLKGTPLTQKPKLNEAEMEIYGRKLSDFADWCEKQGMPISYHHHMAAAVETEAELDLFMKYSSVPLLFDAGHMAFAGGDIFRVVENHYARITHVHTKDVRMDVINGLDRSKESFLDAVVKGAFTVPGDGSLDFEALTKLLAEKQYQGWFVVEAEQDPKENPPYDMAVKGHKELLRVMAAAGYQVAP; from the coding sequence TTGGAAGCCAAACTGGGGATAGCCCCGATTGCATGGTGGAATGATGATCTGGAAGAATTGTCCGATGATGTAAGCCTTGAGGAATGCTTGCGTCAGGCCTCCGACGCCGGCTTCACGGGCATGGAAACCGGTCGCCGGTTCCCGATGAATATGGAAGAGCTGGGGCCGATCCTTGATCGCTTTGGCATTTCGGTCTGTGGCGGCTGGTTCTCCGGTCTGCTGCTGGATGGCGACATCGAGGTTGAAAAAGATCGCATCGCCGAGCAGATGGCCTTTTTCAAAGCCGCCGATGCTCCATGCATTGTCTATGGCGAAACCGCGCGCTCGGTGCAGGGGCTCAAGGGCACTCCTCTCACACAGAAGCCCAAATTGAACGAAGCGGAAATGGAAATCTATGGCCGCAAACTGTCCGACTTTGCCGATTGGTGCGAAAAGCAGGGCATGCCGATTTCCTATCACCATCACATGGCCGCTGCGGTGGAAACCGAGGCGGAGCTGGATCTATTCATGAAGTACAGCTCTGTGCCACTGCTGTTTGATGCCGGACATATGGCCTTTGCGGGCGGTGACATTTTCCGGGTGGTTGAAAATCACTATGCTCGCATCACTCATGTGCATACCAAAGATGTGCGTATGGATGTGATCAATGGGCTTGATCGCAGCAAGGAGAGCTTCCTTGACGCGGTGGTCAAAGGGGCCTTTACGGTGCCGGGCGATGGCTCGCTGGATTTCGAAGCGCTGACAAAACTGCTGGCCGAGAAGCAATATCAGGGATGGTTTGTGGTTGAAGCCGAGCAGGACCCCAAGGAAAATCCCCCTTACGACATGGCGGTCAAGGGTCACAAGGAATTGCTGCGGGTGATGGCCGCGGCTGGCTATCAGGTCGCGCCGTAA
- the pdxA gene encoding 4-hydroxythreonine-4-phosphate dehydrogenase PdxA, with protein MTQAPLIITMGDPSGIGPEISVKSLLGKNADCVIAGNVSVISKAVKALGLPLDVHPIDRIDDAQLQDGVIDVLETGDAGADFPVGQISAVSGKAAFDAIVKAIELAKAGAVSGIVTAPIHKEALSAAGVDFPGHTEMLATFGGSDRVAMMLANDEIRTVLVTIHCSMADAIRGGDFDAQINAIQLAHEGCRALGIEKPRIAVAGLNPHAGEGGLFGREEIDIIAPAIKAMCAKGLDVSGPWPGDTVYMAARRGKFDVVVAQYHDQGLIPVKYLGVEKGVNITLGLPFVRTSPDHGTAFDIAGQGIADASSLSLAIDYARTLITTRIKAEETV; from the coding sequence ATGACCCAAGCGCCCTTGATCATCACTATGGGAGATCCGTCCGGGATCGGCCCGGAAATCTCGGTCAAATCCCTTCTGGGCAAGAATGCTGATTGCGTTATTGCTGGCAATGTTTCGGTGATTTCCAAGGCGGTTAAAGCCCTCGGTCTGCCGCTTGATGTCCACCCGATTGATCGAATCGATGATGCCCAGTTACAAGACGGGGTGATTGATGTGTTGGAGACCGGGGATGCGGGCGCTGATTTCCCCGTTGGACAGATTTCGGCTGTTAGCGGCAAGGCGGCGTTTGATGCAATTGTCAAAGCGATCGAGCTTGCCAAGGCAGGGGCAGTGTCAGGGATTGTTACCGCACCAATCCATAAGGAAGCCCTGTCGGCAGCAGGGGTCGATTTCCCCGGCCATACGGAAATGCTGGCCACGTTTGGTGGCTCAGACCGTGTGGCGATGATGTTGGCCAATGACGAGATCCGAACGGTTCTCGTCACGATCCATTGCTCGATGGCCGATGCCATTCGGGGTGGCGATTTTGACGCCCAGATCAATGCAATCCAACTGGCCCATGAGGGGTGCCGGGCACTGGGGATCGAGAAGCCGCGCATTGCAGTGGCGGGCCTTAACCCGCATGCGGGGGAAGGCGGTTTGTTTGGGCGCGAGGAAATCGACATCATTGCCCCGGCGATCAAAGCCATGTGCGCGAAGGGGCTGGATGTCTCTGGCCCATGGCCGGGGGATACGGTTTATATGGCCGCGCGGCGGGGAAAATTCGACGTGGTCGTGGCGCAATATCATGATCAGGGACTGATCCCGGTGAAATATCTGGGCGTTGAGAAGGGGGTCAATATAACCCTCGGTCTGCCCTTTGTCCGAACCTCGCCAGACCATGGCACGGCGTTTGACATTGCCGGGCAGGGCATTGCCGATGCAAGCAGCCTGTCACTGGCGATTGACTATGCCCGCACCCTGATTACCACACGGATCAAAGCCGAGGAGACTGTCTGA
- a CDS encoding acyl-CoA synthetase, whose amino-acid sequence MSANIRMPWSTRTMNLAHYVEQQARRLPERPAFVWGETIWDWQSFDDRVKRMAGVLADKAGVRKGDRVLVQSQNCNQLFESFYACLRLGAIWVPANFRCSPGDFTWMAELSGAKVMLCNASYPEHAAIKAPKIETRLSIGPSDFGEDIESLMANHDGAVPPLAAVDRDDICWLFFTSGTTGKPKAAMLTHGQLGFVINNHLADLVPGITHEDASIVVAPLTHGAGVHQMLTVARGAATILPGAANFDPAEIWSLIEQWRVCTMFTVPTILKMMVEAPQRADYDTSCLSHIVYAGAPMYRSDQITALEALGPVLVQYFGLGEVTGTITQLPTYEHSIGADMRVGTCGFARTGMQVEIQGSDGQPMAPGETGEICVLGPAVFAGYWSNPEANEKSFRDGWFLTGDLGHMDEAGYLYITGRASDMYISGGSNIYPLEIEEKILEHPSVTETAVFGMPHPKWGEIGVAVCTLTPGHSLRAEELETYLRAHVARYKIPKQFHFWQEIPKSGVGKLAKRLIRAELERRIEAGEA is encoded by the coding sequence ATGAGCGCCAATATACGCATGCCCTGGTCAACCAGAACCATGAATCTGGCCCATTATGTTGAACAACAGGCGCGCCGCCTGCCCGAACGCCCGGCTTTTGTTTGGGGTGAGACCATCTGGGACTGGCAGTCCTTTGACGATCGGGTCAAGCGGATGGCTGGGGTGTTGGCGGACAAGGCCGGTGTGCGCAAGGGCGACCGCGTGTTGGTCCAGTCGCAAAATTGCAATCAGTTGTTTGAATCCTTCTATGCCTGTCTGCGATTGGGGGCGATTTGGGTGCCCGCCAATTTCCGCTGCTCGCCGGGGGATTTTACCTGGATGGCGGAATTGTCCGGTGCCAAGGTGATGCTGTGCAATGCGTCCTATCCTGAGCATGCGGCGATCAAGGCACCCAAAATCGAGACCCGATTGTCGATTGGCCCGTCTGATTTTGGCGAAGATATAGAAAGCCTGATGGCTAACCATGATGGCGCAGTCCCGCCGCTTGCCGCTGTCGACCGTGATGATATTTGCTGGTTATTCTTCACCTCCGGGACCACAGGCAAGCCGAAGGCGGCGATGTTGACCCATGGCCAGCTTGGTTTTGTGATCAACAATCATCTGGCCGATCTGGTCCCCGGTATCACTCATGAGGATGCTTCCATCGTGGTGGCTCCGCTGACCCATGGGGCGGGGGTGCACCAGATGTTGACGGTCGCTCGCGGCGCGGCAACCATCCTGCCTGGAGCAGCCAATTTCGATCCAGCAGAAATCTGGTCTCTGATTGAACAATGGCGGGTCTGCACTATGTTCACCGTACCAACCATCCTGAAGATGATGGTTGAAGCGCCGCAACGCGCCGACTATGACACATCCTGCCTCAGCCATATCGTTTATGCGGGTGCCCCGATGTATCGCAGTGATCAGATCACAGCTTTGGAAGCTTTGGGGCCGGTGCTTGTGCAATATTTCGGCCTTGGGGAAGTGACTGGCACCATCACCCAACTGCCGACCTATGAGCATAGCATCGGGGCCGATATGCGGGTTGGCACCTGCGGCTTTGCCAGAACCGGAATGCAGGTGGAGATTCAAGGGTCGGATGGGCAGCCAATGGCACCGGGGGAAACCGGCGAAATCTGCGTGCTTGGGCCTGCGGTCTTTGCAGGATACTGGAGCAACCCGGAGGCCAATGAGAAGAGTTTCCGGGATGGCTGGTTTCTCACCGGCGATTTGGGGCATATGGATGAGGCGGGCTATCTCTATATCACCGGCCGGGCTTCGGATATGTATATTTCGGGCGGATCGAATATCTATCCGCTGGAGATTGAAGAGAAAATTCTTGAGCATCCTTCTGTTACGGAAACCGCCGTGTTTGGCATGCCGCACCCGAAATGGGGGGAGATTGGCGTGGCGGTCTGCACTCTGACCCCGGGCCATAGCTTGCGCGCGGAGGAGTTGGAGACTTATTTGCGGGCCCATGTGGCGCGTTACAAGATCCCGAAACAGTTCCATTTCTGGCAGGAAATCCCCAAATCCGGGGTTGGAAAACTGGCCAAGCGTCTGATCCGGGCGGAGCTTGAGCGGCGGATCGAGGCGGGCGAAGCATGA
- a CDS encoding MurR/RpiR family transcriptional regulator, with the protein MPAAKNVAELLDQIRTDYDNLSKRLQQVAQYVTQYQNSVAFDTIAVIAEKADVPPSTMIRFASSFGFAGFNEMKQLFRDKLLEETPSYTERAKMTKAFVAEATPADRARKILTDFADATIVSLKNLNDTILPENLQRAIDLLSDASTIYIAGMGRSFSLAVSLRYALYHLERSVVMVDGLGGMHREQMNQVTSNDVIVAISYAPYSSQTRAAAEAAKKAGAGLIVMTDSQISPIATLGDVCFAIDEPHIDAFRSTSATQCLIQSIVVALAYQISNKAPEAEK; encoded by the coding sequence ATGCCCGCTGCAAAGAATGTCGCTGAATTGCTCGACCAGATCCGTACCGACTATGACAATCTGAGCAAACGCCTGCAGCAGGTCGCCCAATATGTGACCCAATATCAAAACAGTGTTGCCTTTGACACAATAGCGGTCATTGCCGAGAAGGCCGACGTCCCGCCCTCAACCATGATCCGCTTTGCCTCAAGCTTTGGCTTTGCGGGCTTTAATGAGATGAAACAGCTATTCCGCGACAAGTTGCTGGAGGAGACGCCGAGCTATACCGAGCGGGCCAAGATGACCAAGGCCTTCGTGGCCGAAGCGACACCGGCGGACCGCGCTCGCAAGATCCTGACCGACTTTGCCGATGCCACCATTGTCTCGCTGAAAAATCTCAACGACACGATTCTGCCGGAAAATCTGCAGCGGGCCATTGATCTCTTGTCCGACGCCAGCACCATCTATATTGCCGGCATGGGGCGCTCATTCAGCCTCGCTGTCTCTCTGCGCTATGCCCTTTATCATCTCGAACGCAGCGTGGTGATGGTCGACGGTCTGGGCGGCATGCATCGCGAACAGATGAATCAAGTCACCAGCAATGACGTGATCGTTGCCATCAGCTATGCCCCCTATTCAAGCCAGACCCGCGCCGCCGCTGAGGCCGCCAAGAAAGCAGGAGCAGGTCTGATCGTCATGACCGACAGCCAGATAAGCCCCATCGCCACCTTGGGCGATGTCTGCTTTGCCATTGACGAGCCTCACATCGACGCTTTCCGCTCAACCTCTGCCACCCAATGCCTCATCCAGTCCATCGTTGTGGCTCTGGCCTATCAGATCAGCAATAAGGCACCCGAAGCTGAGAAGTGA
- a CDS encoding CoA-acylating methylmalonate-semialdehyde dehydrogenase, giving the protein MDVKRLKFCVDNEWRESKTEKYMPVMNPSTGQLIAQAPCCTQDEVDAAVDAASAAYPAWSDTPLPIRIQLMFRFKQLLDQNLDELTELVATENGKCLGEARGDVLKAIEVVECACSSHYLMQGDTCMNVANGYDTVSYRESLGVFAAIAPYNFPAMIPMGWMIPFCITTGNTVVLKAASMVPQTASRMLELLIEAGLPKGVVNIVTCSRVEADTLLKHPVIKGVTFVGSTSVGMHIYQTAAAHGKRVQALTEAKNHALVMEDCVLERSVAGIVNSTYGCAGQRCMALPVVCVQESIADEFVAMLLEKAKQLKVGPAYLPDSQLGPLVSASQKEFVEKSIQRGVDEGADLVLDGRGVTIEGAEGGFYVGPTIFDNVKPGMWIGDEEIFGPVTCIKRVKDFEEGLAIMNANRFANGSCIYTTSGRLSREFARRTDGGMVGINVGIPVPYSIFPFSGHKQSFFGDLHALGKDGVAFFTETKSVTSVWFSEEDAKKSVSTWDGTLTRN; this is encoded by the coding sequence ATGGATGTTAAACGCTTGAAATTTTGCGTCGACAACGAATGGCGCGAGTCGAAAACTGAAAAATACATGCCGGTGATGAACCCATCGACCGGTCAGTTGATCGCCCAAGCGCCCTGCTGCACGCAGGACGAAGTGGATGCGGCGGTTGATGCTGCGTCCGCTGCCTATCCCGCATGGAGCGACACGCCGCTTCCGATCCGTATCCAGCTGATGTTCCGTTTCAAGCAGCTGCTTGACCAGAATCTCGATGAGCTCACAGAACTGGTAGCGACTGAGAATGGCAAATGTCTGGGTGAAGCCCGCGGCGATGTGCTCAAAGCCATCGAAGTGGTCGAATGCGCCTGCTCCAGCCATTATCTGATGCAGGGCGACACCTGCATGAATGTCGCCAATGGCTATGACACCGTCTCCTATCGCGAGTCGCTGGGCGTTTTTGCAGCGATAGCCCCTTACAATTTCCCGGCCATGATCCCCATGGGCTGGATGATTCCATTCTGCATCACCACCGGCAACACCGTTGTGCTGAAAGCCGCCTCCATGGTGCCTCAAACGGCCTCACGCATGCTCGAACTGCTCATCGAAGCGGGCTTGCCCAAAGGCGTGGTCAACATCGTCACCTGCTCGCGTGTTGAAGCCGACACTCTGCTCAAGCATCCGGTCATCAAGGGTGTGACCTTTGTTGGCTCCACCTCGGTCGGCATGCATATCTACCAGACCGCTGCCGCACATGGAAAACGGGTACAGGCCCTCACAGAGGCCAAAAATCATGCGCTCGTCATGGAAGATTGCGTACTGGAACGGTCTGTTGCCGGCATCGTCAATTCCACATATGGCTGCGCTGGCCAGCGCTGCATGGCTCTGCCAGTTGTCTGCGTGCAAGAATCCATCGCTGATGAATTCGTCGCCATGCTGTTGGAAAAAGCCAAGCAGCTGAAAGTCGGCCCGGCTTATCTACCAGATTCCCAGCTTGGCCCCCTTGTCTCCGCCAGCCAGAAGGAATTTGTCGAGAAATCCATCCAGCGCGGTGTCGATGAAGGCGCCGATCTGGTGCTTGACGGGCGCGGCGTCACAATAGAGGGCGCAGAAGGCGGCTTTTATGTTGGCCCGACCATCTTTGACAATGTCAAACCGGGCATGTGGATCGGCGATGAAGAAATCTTCGGCCCTGTCACCTGCATCAAACGGGTCAAGGACTTCGAAGAGGGTCTGGCCATCATGAATGCCAACCGCTTCGCCAATGGCTCTTGCATCTATACCACCTCTGGCCGCCTGTCGCGCGAATTTGCCCGACGTACCGATGGCGGCATGGTCGGCATCAATGTCGGTATTCCGGTGCCTTATTCCATCTTCCCATTCTCCGGTCACAAACAGTCCTTCTTTGGCGATCTGCATGCGCTGGGCAAGGACGGGGTGGCCTTCTTCACCGAAACCAAATCCGTCACCTCGGTCTGGTTCTCCGAAGAAGACGCCAAGAAGTCCGTCTCCACCTGGGATGGCACTCTGACGAGAAACTGA
- a CDS encoding cupin domain-containing protein: protein MGLRFIFMLTRDDRTVEDAVDHLATALSLGVRHIGFKDVGLPIAALKDLNAMIKAKGATSYLEVVSLDRDSEIQSAKAAVDIGVDVLLGGTRVEDVLPVIAGSEIAYFPFPGRITGHPSVLEGSVEEVVESARVMAAHDGVHGLDLLAYRAQLPDIPALISAVCEAAGKPVIVAGSIADKDRIAAVHKTGAAGFTIGTAALDGDYLGPSEPVEAQLAAIVRDVAALNGHLSPFGKKSLDLAFGGFSDCWAPRIAGQVNNMQIKLAKFQGAFTWHFHEKEDELFLVHRGRLLMRFRDREEIVEEGEFIVVPHGVEHCPVALTDICEVVLLEPATTINTGTAEDERRRVELDSI from the coding sequence ATGGGCCTTCGTTTTATATTCATGCTGACCCGCGATGACCGCACGGTTGAAGATGCGGTTGATCATTTGGCCACCGCCCTGTCTTTGGGGGTGCGCCATATTGGCTTTAAGGATGTGGGGCTGCCGATTGCGGCCTTGAAAGATCTCAATGCGATGATCAAGGCCAAGGGGGCAACGTCTTATCTCGAGGTGGTTTCCCTTGACCGGGACAGCGAGATCCAGTCAGCCAAAGCGGCGGTTGATATTGGCGTTGATGTGCTGCTTGGTGGCACGCGGGTGGAGGATGTGCTGCCTGTGATAGCGGGCAGCGAGATCGCCTATTTCCCGTTCCCCGGCCGGATTACGGGCCACCCGAGTGTTTTGGAAGGCTCGGTTGAGGAAGTTGTCGAAAGCGCGCGCGTCATGGCGGCCCATGACGGGGTGCATGGTCTCGACCTGTTGGCCTATCGCGCTCAGTTGCCGGACATTCCTGCGTTGATTTCAGCTGTTTGCGAAGCAGCTGGCAAGCCGGTGATCGTGGCCGGGTCGATTGCTGACAAGGATCGCATTGCTGCGGTTCACAAGACCGGCGCGGCGGGCTTTACCATCGGGACGGCGGCGCTTGATGGGGACTATCTTGGCCCATCAGAACCGGTGGAAGCGCAACTTGCGGCGATTGTGCGGGATGTTGCGGCGCTCAATGGCCATCTGTCGCCCTTTGGCAAGAAAAGCCTCGATCTGGCCTTTGGTGGTTTTTCCGATTGTTGGGCGCCACGGATCGCCGGGCAGGTCAACAATATGCAGATCAAGCTGGCGAAGTTTCAAGGGGCCTTTACCTGGCATTTCCATGAAAAGGAAGATGAGCTGTTTCTCGTCCATCGCGGTCGCTTGCTGATGCGCTTCAGGGACCGCGAGGAGATTGTTGAAGAAGGGGAGTTTATCGTCGTGCCGCACGGGGTTGAACATTGTCCCGTGGCGCTGACCGATATCTGCGAGGTGGTTTTGCTCGAACCGGCAACGACTATCAATACCGGTACGGCTGAGGATGAGCGGCGGCGGGTGGAGCTTGACAGCATCTAG